From a region of the Ovis aries strain OAR_USU_Benz2616 breed Rambouillet chromosome 2, ARS-UI_Ramb_v3.0, whole genome shotgun sequence genome:
- the LINGO2 gene encoding leucine-rich repeat and immunoglobulin-like domain-containing nogo receptor-interacting protein 2: protein MLHTALSCWQPFLGLAVVLIFMGSTIGCPARCECSAQNKSVSCHRRRLLTIPEGIPIETKILDLSKNRLKSINPEEFISYPLLEEIDLSDNIIANVEPGAFNNLFNLRSLRLKGNRLKLVPLGVFTGLSNLTKLDISENKIVILLDYMFQDLHNLKSLEVGDNDLVYISHRAFSGLLSLEQLTLEKCNLTAVPTEALSHLRSLISLHLKHLNINNMPVYAFKRLFHLKHLEIDYWPLLDMMPANSLYGLNLTSLSITNTNLSTVPFLAFKHLVYLTHLNLSYNPISTIEAGMFSDLIRLQELHIVGAQLRTIEPHSFQGLRFLRVLNVSQNLLETLEENVFSSPRALEVLSINNNPLACDCRLLWILQRHPTLQFGGQQPMCAGPDTIRERSFKDFHSTALSFYFTCKKPRIRDKKLQHLLVDEGQTVQLECNADGDPQPVISWVTPRRRFITTKSNGRATVLGDGTLEIRFAQDQDSGMYVCIASNAAGNDTFTASLTVKGFASDRFLYANRTPMYMTDSNDTISNGTNANTFSLDLKTILVSTAMGCFTFLGVVLFCFLLLFVWSRGKGKHKNSIDLEYVPRKNNGAVVEGEVAGPRRFNMKMI, encoded by the coding sequence ATGCTTCACACGGCCTTATCATGTTGGCAGCCATTCCTGGGTCTGGCTGTGGTCTTAATCTTCATGGGATCCACCATTGGCTGCCCTGCTCGCTGCGAGTGCTCGGCCCAGAACAAATCTGTTAGCTGCCACAGGAGGAGGTTGCTCACCATCCCAGAGGGCATTCCCATCGAGACCAAAATCTTGGACCTCAGCAAGAACAGGCTGAAAAGCATCAACCCCGAAGAATTCATCTCTTACCCTCTGCTGGAGGAGATAGACTTGAGTGACAACATCATTGCCAATGTGGAGCCAGGAGCCTTTAACAATCTCTTCAACCTGCGTTCCCTCCGCCTGAAGGGCAATCGCCTGAAGTTGGTCCCTTTGGGGGTCTTCACGGGCCTCTCCAACCTCACCAAGCTTGACATTAGTGAGAATAAAATTGTCATTTTACTGGACTACATGTTCCAGGATTTGCATAACCTGAAGTCTCTAGAAGTGGGGGACAACGATTTGGTTTATATATCACACCGGGCCTTCAGTGGACTGCTTAGCTTGGAGCAGCTCACACTGGAGAAATGTAACCTCACTGCGGTACCCACAGAAGCCCTCTCACACCTCCGCAGCCTCATCAGCCTGCACCTGAAGCATCTCAATATCAACAACATGCCCGTGTATGCCTTTAAAAGACTGTTCCACCTGAAACATCTAGAGATTGACTATTGGCCTTTACTGGATATGATGCCTGCCAacagcctctatggtctcaacctcacctccctctccatcaccaacaccaacCTATCCACCGTCCCCTTCCTTGCCTTTAAACACCTGGTCTACCTGACCCATCTGAACCTCTCCTACAATCCCATCAGCACTATTGAGGCAGGCATGTTCTCTGACCTGATCCGCCTCCAAGAGCTTCATATAGTGGGGGCCCAGCTCCGCACCATTGAGCCTCACTCCTTCCAAGGGCTCCGCTTCCTTCGTGTGCTCAATGTGTCTCAGAACCTTCTGGAAACTCTGGAAGAGAACGTCTTCTCCTCCCCGAGGGCTTTGGAGGTCCTGAGCATTAACAACAATCCTCTGGCCTGTGACTGCCGTCTCCTATGGATCCTTCAGCGGCACCCAACCCTGCAGTTCGGTGGCCAGCAGCCCATGTGCGCTGGTCCAGACACTATCCGCGAGAGGTCTTTCAAAGATTTCCACAGCACTGCCCTTTCTTTTTACTTCACCTGCAAAAAACCCAGAATCCGTGACAAGAAGTTGCAGCATCTGCTTGTGGATGAGGGCCAGACGGTACAGCTGGAATGCAATGCCGACGGAGACCCTCAGCCTGTGATCTCCTGGGTGACACCTCGAAGGCGGTTCATCACCACCAAGTCCAATGGAAGAGCCACCGTGCTGGGTGATGGCACCTTGGAGATCCGCTTCGCCCAGGATCAAGACAGCGGGATGTACGTCTGCATCGCTAGCAATGCTGCCGGGAATGACACCTTCACGGCCTCCTTAACTGTCAAAGGATTCGCTTCAGACCGCTTTCTTTATGCCAACAGGACCCCTATGTACATGACCGACTCCAATGACACCATTTCCAATGGCACCAATGCCAATACTTTCTCCTTGGACCTTAAGACAATACTGGTGTCGACAGCCATGGGCTGTTTCACCTTCCTGGGAGTCGTGTTATTttgctttctcctcctttttgTGTGGAGCCGAGGGAAAGGCAAACACAAAAACAGCATTGACCTTGAGTACGTGCCCCGAAAAAACAACGGTGCTGTCGTGGAAGGGGAGGTGGCTGGACCCAGGAGATTCAACATGAAAATGATTTGA